The following coding sequences lie in one Alloacidobacterium dinghuense genomic window:
- a CDS encoding PP2C family protein-serine/threonine phosphatase, with translation MATPHYRQQRQAVRRDPFRERAEQFWQRVTEGMELSELWSQFRKDAHSSYRLYSQEVDATRTAGVPHSKHFFRVASEFFWAIVEKLTPARRVLLLAALILVIVPGGEWTFSTRSHEVKIFALDFHFYGGLLMFALLILEVGDRVVMKRDLQIAKEIQAWLLPSEPPLVPGLEIAFATRPANTVAGDYYDVFARASAESERSPTFLIAVADVAGKSVPAAMLMATFQASLKTLSTTPGSLVELANRMNRYACSNSQRGRRFTTAFIAEYDTVSRRLTYVNAGHNNPILRRKSGAIERLEAGGMPFGIMEDAAYQSGERVVEAGDWLAIFTDGVVEAENAAQQEYGEVRFITMLHSGVMLAPSMLLNSVLADLDRFVGNAPQHDDVTCVLMRAV, from the coding sequence ATGGCGACGCCCCACTATCGACAGCAGCGACAGGCGGTACGGAGAGATCCATTCAGGGAACGCGCTGAACAATTCTGGCAACGCGTGACTGAGGGCATGGAACTCAGCGAGTTGTGGTCACAGTTTCGGAAGGATGCGCATTCGAGCTATCGGCTGTATTCGCAGGAAGTTGACGCCACGCGCACCGCCGGTGTTCCTCACAGCAAGCATTTTTTTCGTGTAGCAAGCGAGTTCTTCTGGGCGATTGTCGAGAAGCTTACCCCGGCTCGTCGCGTCCTGCTGCTGGCGGCGTTGATTCTTGTTATCGTGCCCGGCGGCGAATGGACCTTCTCGACGAGGTCGCATGAAGTGAAGATTTTTGCTTTGGATTTTCACTTCTATGGCGGGCTGCTGATGTTTGCGCTGCTCATCCTGGAAGTCGGAGACCGGGTGGTGATGAAGCGGGATCTCCAGATCGCGAAGGAGATTCAGGCATGGCTGCTTCCCTCCGAACCGCCGCTGGTGCCGGGTTTGGAGATTGCATTTGCCACGCGTCCGGCGAATACCGTGGCTGGCGACTATTACGATGTTTTCGCGCGCGCCTCAGCGGAATCAGAAAGGAGCCCCACCTTTCTCATCGCCGTAGCGGATGTTGCCGGCAAGAGCGTTCCGGCTGCCATGCTGATGGCTACGTTCCAGGCGAGCCTTAAGACCCTCAGCACAACTCCTGGGTCGCTGGTGGAACTGGCGAACCGGATGAATCGCTATGCATGTAGCAACAGCCAGCGCGGCCGACGGTTCACGACGGCATTCATCGCGGAATATGACACGGTGTCACGGCGTCTGACGTATGTAAATGCGGGGCATAACAATCCGATTCTGCGGCGGAAATCGGGCGCGATCGAACGGCTTGAAGCAGGCGGGATGCCTTTCGGGATTATGGAAGACGCGGCATATCAGTCGGGAGAGCGAGTAGTGGAGGCGGGTGACTGGCTGGCCATCTTCACCGATGGGGTTGTCGAAGCGGAGAATGCGGCACAGCAGGAGTACGGCGAAGTGCGCTTCATCACGATGCTGCATTCGGGAGTGATGCTGGCTCCCTCGATGCTGTTGAACAGTGTCCTTGCTGATCTCGATCGCTTTGTCGGGAATGCACCGCAGCACGACGATGTTACATGCGTGCTGATGCGGGCTGTCTAG
- a CDS encoding lactonase family protein, with protein MANSSTSVSSVAAFTINSTPAVAALNGSPFATGLPPNALAVTPKDTFLYVGSVSGGIYAYTINSDGTLTVANNGSPVATGVSPITMKIDPTGQWLIAADLSPAVYVFGINASTGALTTQGNALALDTGTTTNLIITPNGLNVFVSLGTGGVDILTFNTTTGVITKLNQILHPTASTNADFGLASDPNSKYLFVTETGINSLRVLNINATGTILTELSTSPVKTGLGPSQVIVADGSYVYVTNRTDGTISGFTLVANGSLTPLTGSPYTTGTAPVDIVEDKTNTYLAVACVGGNPDMQVFTIDTTTPGKLDPFASLTTGADPTLASAIAATH; from the coding sequence GTGGCGAATTCGTCGACGAGCGTAAGTTCCGTAGCGGCCTTCACGATTAACAGCACTCCGGCGGTCGCGGCCTTGAACGGTTCACCGTTTGCTACGGGCCTGCCACCGAATGCGCTGGCGGTGACGCCCAAAGACACATTCTTGTATGTGGGAAGCGTTTCCGGGGGCATCTACGCATACACGATCAACTCGGATGGGACTCTGACTGTAGCCAACAACGGAAGTCCAGTGGCCACGGGCGTCAGCCCGATTACGATGAAGATCGACCCGACGGGGCAGTGGCTGATTGCCGCCGATCTAAGCCCTGCAGTGTATGTCTTTGGCATCAATGCCAGCACCGGCGCTTTGACAACGCAGGGAAATGCGCTCGCGCTCGATACGGGAACCACGACGAACCTGATCATCACGCCGAATGGACTGAACGTTTTTGTCTCGCTGGGGACAGGCGGCGTGGATATTCTGACGTTCAATACCACGACTGGTGTGATTACCAAGCTGAATCAGATCCTGCATCCCACCGCCTCGACGAATGCCGACTTCGGGCTGGCGAGCGACCCGAACAGCAAGTATCTCTTTGTTACCGAAACGGGGATCAATTCACTTCGCGTTTTGAACATCAATGCCACAGGCACCATCCTTACAGAGCTTTCTACCTCGCCGGTAAAGACTGGCCTCGGGCCGTCGCAAGTCATCGTCGCGGATGGAAGCTATGTGTACGTAACCAATCGGACGGATGGAACGATCAGCGGCTTCACGCTGGTGGCGAACGGGTCGCTTACGCCTCTGACTGGTTCGCCGTACACGACGGGCACGGCCCCGGTCGATATTGTCGAGGATAAGACCAATACCTATCTTGCGGTAGCGTGTGTAGGAGGGAATCCTGATATGCAGGTGTTCACCATCGACACCACGACGCCGGGTAAGCTCGATCCGTTTGCAAGCCTGACTACGGGGGCTGATCCTACGCTGGCGAGTGCTATCGCGGCTACGCATTGA
- a CDS encoding AI-2E family transporter, producing MATEPPLSDNRYYIRRALEVAIHVGLLVLLTTACLLILRPFLPLVAWGIIIAIATFPAYKKLRSLLGGRGTLAAVLCTLAFLAVLIVPVALLTDTLISGIRGLTAQVRAGNISIPPPPESVKGWPLVGAPLSRVWDMAYTNLSGLLKSLTPQIREFLPRLLHTSAGIGLTVVQFILSIVVAGVLLANASGGVSVTHLLAARLFGDRGPEFEELAGSTVRSVTNGIIGVAVIQAVLAGIGFLVAGLPGAGLWCLVFLFGCVLQIGGIVLIPAIIYVFAIASTTKAVVFLVWCVIVVLSEHVLKPLLLGRGVAVPIVVVFLGAIGGFLAIGIIGLFVGAIVLSVGYKLLLAWLEGPTEAKQGT from the coding sequence GTGGCCACCGAACCGCCCCTTTCCGATAACCGGTACTACATACGTCGCGCCCTCGAAGTTGCGATCCATGTCGGCCTGCTCGTGCTTCTTACGACAGCCTGCCTGCTGATTCTGCGCCCATTTCTTCCGCTGGTTGCGTGGGGCATCATCATTGCCATCGCTACATTTCCTGCTTACAAAAAGCTGCGGAGTCTTTTAGGCGGGCGAGGGACGCTGGCGGCGGTTCTTTGCACGCTGGCGTTTCTGGCGGTGTTGATTGTTCCGGTCGCGTTGTTGACCGACACACTGATCAGCGGCATTCGTGGTTTGACTGCTCAGGTGAGAGCGGGGAACATCAGTATTCCTCCACCGCCTGAAAGTGTGAAAGGCTGGCCGCTTGTTGGTGCGCCTTTGAGCCGCGTGTGGGACATGGCTTATACGAATTTGAGCGGACTGCTGAAGAGTCTCACTCCACAGATTCGCGAGTTTCTTCCCAGGCTTCTCCACACTTCTGCTGGAATTGGTCTGACGGTTGTGCAATTTATTCTTTCTATTGTTGTTGCCGGGGTTCTGCTGGCGAATGCTTCGGGTGGCGTTTCCGTCACGCATCTGTTGGCCGCCCGCCTTTTTGGGGATCGAGGCCCTGAGTTTGAGGAATTGGCGGGATCAACGGTACGAAGCGTCACCAATGGAATTATTGGCGTTGCCGTGATACAGGCGGTGCTTGCCGGGATCGGGTTCCTGGTGGCGGGATTGCCCGGTGCTGGATTGTGGTGTCTGGTCTTCCTCTTCGGTTGCGTGCTTCAGATTGGAGGCATTGTTCTAATTCCCGCAATCATTTACGTATTTGCGATTGCCAGCACGACCAAGGCGGTGGTGTTTCTGGTGTGGTGCGTGATAGTGGTGCTGAGCGAGCATGTGCTGAAGCCTTTGCTGCTTGGGCGGGGCGTGGCTGTTCCCATTGTGGTGGTTTTTTTGGGTGCGATTGGCGGATTCCTTGCGATTGGCATTATTGGCCTTTTTGTGGGCGCCATTGTTCTTTCGGTAGGCTACAAGCTTCTGCTCGCATGGCTGGAAGGGCCGACCGAGGCGAAGCAGGGAACTTGA
- a CDS encoding SH3 domain-containing protein, with the protein MGGCNRLRPKPAAEYVYVVAKETFLRDRVAAVSNRVANVTNGQRLQVVEKGRRFLKVKTDKGEIGWIEEHGVIDQDAYQQFADLAKQHANDPVISTATLRDDLYLHVKPGRQTDRFYLLPENDKLQMLVRASVPKDAPPQAAPVARKPVVKTDTKAGDKPASPATVPTIAATPSPPAAPVEPPALEDWWLVRDTQGRVGWMLSRRLDVDVPDSIAGYAEGQRIVGAYKLTTVSDPESSFPNGQVPEFVTVMSPYKDGLPYDFDQVRIFTWNVRKHRYETAYRQRNLQGYLPVQVGTQAFDKIGTVPVFSLKTATDDTIAIDPATGAARPANLTTQTFRLEGVIVRKVEPPSAAPPPPLPSVAPQASRETGKKAAKHHGTRAKHPKHH; encoded by the coding sequence ATGGGCGGTTGCAATCGTCTGCGCCCAAAACCTGCCGCGGAATACGTGTACGTTGTCGCCAAGGAAACCTTCCTGCGCGATCGCGTGGCTGCCGTGTCCAACCGTGTTGCCAACGTCACGAACGGACAGCGGCTGCAGGTGGTCGAAAAGGGCCGGCGCTTTCTTAAGGTGAAAACGGACAAGGGCGAGATCGGCTGGATCGAGGAGCATGGCGTCATCGACCAGGACGCCTACCAGCAGTTTGCGGATCTGGCGAAGCAGCATGCGAACGATCCGGTGATTTCGACTGCGACGCTGCGCGACGATCTTTACCTGCACGTGAAGCCCGGGCGGCAGACGGATCGTTTTTACCTGCTCCCAGAGAATGACAAGCTGCAGATGCTGGTGCGTGCATCGGTGCCGAAAGATGCGCCGCCGCAGGCTGCTCCCGTTGCTCGCAAGCCAGTCGTGAAGACAGATACGAAGGCGGGGGACAAGCCGGCATCCCCAGCAACTGTACCCACCATTGCTGCAACCCCGTCGCCCCCCGCGGCTCCGGTTGAGCCCCCGGCTCTCGAAGACTGGTGGCTGGTGCGTGATACGCAGGGCCGCGTGGGCTGGATGCTCTCGCGACGTCTCGATGTGGATGTGCCGGATTCGATTGCCGGGTACGCCGAGGGACAGCGTATTGTGGGCGCCTACAAGCTGACGACGGTGAGTGATCCGGAGTCGAGTTTTCCGAATGGGCAGGTACCGGAGTTTGTGACGGTGATGAGCCCGTATAAGGACGGGCTGCCGTACGACTTTGACCAAGTGCGTATTTTTACCTGGAATGTGCGAAAGCACCGCTACGAAACGGCTTATCGGCAGCGGAATCTGCAGGGGTATCTGCCGGTGCAGGTTGGAACGCAAGCCTTTGACAAGATTGGGACGGTGCCGGTGTTTTCTCTAAAAACAGCCACCGACGACACGATCGCAATCGATCCGGCGACAGGCGCGGCTCGGCCTGCGAATCTGACGACGCAGACGTTCCGGCTGGAGGGCGTGATCGTCCGGAAGGTCGAGCCGCCGAGCGCCGCTCCACCACCGCCTCTACCGTCAGTCGCTCCGCAGGCATCGCGGGAAACGGGGAAGAAGGCCGCCAAGCACCACGGAACGCGGGCGAAGCATCCTAAACACCATTGA